The DNA region GCGTCCTTCTGTCGCGTCCACAGGCAGCTCGCCGACCACCCCCGCCACGCGCGGGCCGCGGCGTCCCTCGCAAGACCCGCCCGCCGCCCCAGGGACGCCCGAGCGGCGCCTCCCCGAGGCGGATGCCTACCCGGGAGAGCCCCAAGACCCGCGGCTATCGGGGGGACCTGCAGACCCGCCCGCCTGGCCCTGGGCCCCCGGTGAGTCTGGACGGGAGGAGGGCTCCCAGGCCGAACCTAGGCAAAAGATTCCTTCCCCGCCGTTTGAGGGATTCCGGCTTCCCCATACCCTGGTTAACTCCAAACCATGATTCCTGCGGCACCTGCAGCGACTGGTGCCTCCAGCCCAGGAAACCAGCCCTCCCCGCGCTCTGTGCGCGCCTCAACCGGGAGCCCACAGGGCCAGACCCAAGAAGATTGTGTTTGAGGATGAGCTGCCCTCCCGGGCCCTCTTGGGCACCAAGAAGCCTATTGAAGCCATCCCTGGGGGGCGTAGGCCAAGGCCCCACCCAGTGCCCGACTATGAGCTGTGAGTGTCCCCCACGTTGTTCCTGATGCCTGGGAACAGGGAAGGTGCACTGAGGCTGGGGCTTTGACAAGTGGTAAAAGTTTACCAGAtagtaagaagagaaaagaaaaggggtgttggggggcagggggcccaaCATgggcaaaggaaaaattaaacagattGGGGGAGTGGGACGGGTTCTTCACAACACTCATACTCTGACCCACTTGAACCCCGCAGTAAGTACCCACAAGTGAGGAGTGAGAGGGAACGGAGCCGCTATGTTGCAGTCTTCCAGGACCAGTACACAGAGTTCTTGGAGCTCCAGCAAGAGGTGGGCTGTGCCCGGGCAAAACTCCAACAGCTGGAGACCTTGCTGAACTCACTGCCGAGGCCCCGAAGCCAGGTCAGCGGCGGGAGAAACCCCCGTCCCACAGCCCTTCCCGGTGATGGACCCTGGCCTCTGGGACACCCCCTGGGTCCAGGTCCCTGGGCCTCTTTCTCCTCTAGGCTGGGTGGGCACCACAGCACGGGGGCCAAAGTCGGCCCTTGAAGTCCTCACGAGACGGGTCACTTTGTccatctgagcctcagtttccccatccctcCTTGGGTTCAGCATTCCgtgagccaccccacccccacccctcccctttccaCTTGCAGAAGGAGGCCCAACTTGCCGCCCGAGTCTGGAGGGAATTTAAGAAGAAACAGACGGTGAGTCATGCCTCCTGAATCCCACAGCCTGGGCTTTGCACCCGTGACGTTCCCATGAGGCTCAGTGTGCCCagtttcaaggaaagaaaactgaggctcagagaggaaaaggcagagggTTGAGCAGCTGAGGGCCG from Panthera leo isolate Ple1 chromosome A2, P.leo_Ple1_pat1.1, whole genome shotgun sequence includes:
- the OCEL1 gene encoding occludin/ELL domain-containing protein 1, encoding MHNRDSGASPGADPGSETRTLGQAARRPPPPRAGRGVPRKTRPPPQGRPSGASPRRMPTRESPKTRGYRGDLQTRPPGPGPPRLVPPAQETSPPRALCAPQPGAHRARPKKIVFEDELPSRALLGTKKPIEAIPGGRRPRPHPVPDYELKYPQVRSERERSRYVAVFQDQYTEFLELQQEVGCARAKLQQLETLLNSLPRPRSQKEAQLAARVWREFKKKQTDPSFLDKQARCHYLKGKLRHLKIQIQKFDEQGDQKSSVYF